The genomic segment AAGCGGAATATGACGGAGGCACTCCTGGAGCTGCACGGGCACAGCCGGCGTGTGGGGTTGGTCGAGTGGCACCCCACCACCAACAACATCCTGTTCAGCGCTGGCTACGACTACAAGGTATGCAGTGGGCAGGCAGCTGGGTGGAGAGGGATTGGGGAAGAGAAAGGGGCCTTTTGAGTGCCCGTGGGAAGCACTGTTGGTTCCTAAGCAACCAATATTGCCTCATCTGTTCATTTGctccttcactcattcattcactacaCGCAACTGAGCATCTCCTGTGCACCCTGTCATTCCTGGGGTCCACAGATGCTGGAGGCatcttttctgccttctctggtgGTTGATGGACTGGAGGAGAATGCCCCTTCCATGCCCACACCCTTTGCCTGGCCACTTCTTAACCAAGAGGTGGCAAAAGGGGTAACCAAAGCTGCTGGAGGGAAAAAAGTGGAGCCTCAGCCCCTAGCCCCAGGCACATCCTCGAAAAAGGTGAGCTGCCACATGGGACGTGACAAGGAACATATATCCTTCTTGCTCTTCCATAAACTGAGCCCAGGCTGGTGCTGGGATCTGACCAAGGATATTGATGGATTTGTGTGCCAGGAATGTATCAGCCTTTCCATATAGAACTCAACGACCCCTCCTGCATCCCAGCACACCCCAGGCCCTGCATGGGGTGCTTCTCCCAGGGCAGTCCAGTGTGGACTTGGGACAAACACCCCAGGACCCTAGCAGCCGCTGACCCTGCCTCCCGTGCGTCTGCCATTGCAGGTCCTCATCTGGAACCTGGACGTGGGCGAGCCGGTGAAGATGATCGACTGCCACACAGACGTGATCCTCTGCATGTCCTTCAACACGGACGGTAGCCTGCTCACCACCACATGCAAGGACAAGAAGCTGCGCGTGATCGAGCCCCGCTCTGGCCGTGTTCTGCAGGTGGAACCCTACATTTTTTGAGATTGAAGGGGAAGGTATTGAGGGCTGGGGCTCAGCTTTCAGCAGGCctggaaaaaaaaaggctatgcCAGCCCCCTTCTCTAATGCATCTCACTGCACCTCTGTTGAACAACTTTGGCTCTCCTGGACCCTTCTCAGCTCATAGGAACCCTGCCTTGTTCTGGATGGGGAGGGACCTTTCCTGTCCCCACTGCACCCCCTACCTCCAGATAGGATTCTTCTGGCTTGCTTTGGGGGCTGAGCTGGTGACACCCTTCAGTGCATATATCCCCAGGTGTTAACCAAGTCCATCATAGGCACAGGAGGAGGAGACACTGGACTCACTGCCCAGCCACCCAATAGGATGAGCCTGGGGGAAATGGCTCAGGGTGCCAAGGTTGATGGTGAACTTAGCTCCACTTTTGGTCTTTGAATCTCCTGGGTCTTGGGTTTGAGGAAGGGGTTAGGTGCCATTTGGAAGTAAAAGCAATTACCATTTTTTGGGCACCTGCTCTGTGCTGGTCATGGGGACAGATGGAATGGAAAATATGGATGATATCTGAAGTCTGTCTTCTACACAAGGAGGGACTGATGCTTGATCTGGGTTTGTTTACCTTGGAGTAGTCCAATATTACAAGACCAGAAAGTTATCTACTACTGTAGGTTGAGCATCctaaatccaaaaatccaaaatccagaaggcaccaaatccaaaactttttcagCACTGACATAACACCCAAAGGAAATGCTCGTTGGaacatttcaaattttggatttgGGAATGTAGGGAGCTCAACTAGTAGGTATAATGCGAATATTCTGACATCTGAAacaatccaaaatctgaaacacttctggtcccaagcatttcagataagggctACTCAACCTGTACCACTACAAATAAGAATAACGACAGTTGCTTCGCATGATTAGTGTTAACTGACATCTGCTAAGAGCTCACTGTGTGGCCTGCACTGTGCCCGGGGCTCTGCACatggtctcatttaatcctcagaacagcCCTCTCAGCTGAGCACTGTTACTGCTCTCCTTTTATATATGAGAACACTGAACCTTAGCAAAGTTGGGAGACTTGAATCTCACGGTTCCaggaggagctgggattcaaacccagagccCACGACAAACAGAAAGGATGTTTATGAACAGAGAACCCCCACCTCCAATTCACAAATGGGGCCATGAGCCCAGGGAAGGTGAAGGTCTTCTTTCAGGCTACACTTTTTTGGCAGAGCTAGAACTAGAGTTCAGAGTGAGTGACGCCAGCCAGAATATGTGCACTGCCCCATTACCTCTTTTCTGACCTGCTGCCAACTTACCTGATGCCGAGGACTGTTGTGTGTTAGGAGGAAATCAAGTGTCACGAGCCAGTGGGCAGGAAAGGAGGCCCAAGACAACTCAGTTAAGGAGGCACTCCCTGATGAGGCGAGTTGTGGAGCAGTGATCAGCATGAGTCTCTTgtccttctgagcctcagtttcctcaccctcaaaatggggataatgatttCTTCCGATAGATATTGTTACGAGGATGAAAAGCAATGCCCCTGGTGAGAGCTCCTGGAGTGGTGTAGCCCCCAACTGGACTTGGTGGAGGTTGGCTCCCCTCTCGCTCCCTGTTCCCACCTTCCCTGGGAAACGACAGAGAAGCCATCTGTGGAGCCATTGCTGCACAGCGCTTAGAACAgtgtcctgtggctgctgtaacaaatgcccacaaactaggtggctgaaaacaacagaagTGTATTCTCTCACCGTTCCTGAGGCCAGATATCCCACATCAAGGTGGCAGCAGGGCTGTACTCCCTACAGATGCTCTAGGAGAAAACCCATTCCTTGCCTCTTGTGGAGGTTGCTGGCTCCTGTGGCTGGTGGCCACAACACTCCAGTCTCCGCCTCCAGGGTCACACACCTTCtcgcctgtgtgtctgtgtaatcTTACCTCTCTCCCACAAGGACACTCATGATGGAATCCAGgatccacctggataatccagggtaATCTCATCTCCAAATCCTTAGCTTAACCACACCTGCCAGGAcccttttccaaataaggaaacaaTTGCAGGGGCCAGGGCTGAGAACGTGGGTGTATCTTTTCAGTGCCACTATTCATCCCACTGCAGAACCCACATGTTGAGGACCTTGGCTCACCACTTCCCTCTGTTCCTACTAGGAGGCCAACTGCAAAAACCACAGAGTGAACCGGGTGGTATTCCTGGGGAACATGAAGCGGCTTCTCACGACAGGGGTCTCCAGGTGGAACACAAGACAGATTGCCCTCTGGGACCAGGTCAGCCACCGGGAGGCCTGCTGGGTTTGGGCTAAAGGAAGCGTCATTGCCTCAGAGGTCACTTCCTCAGAAAGTCAGGAGCCTGGGCCCCACACCAGCTTCTCATAGCATTCCCAGCGGAGAAATCAGACAGAGGCCCCCAGAGGCCAAGCTTGGGTACAGAGGCTTCAAGGGACAATGTCGGCCACGCCTGCAAGATGTTCCCCCTCTTTTTCCAGAGTGGGGGCTGAGCTCCAGAGAGATCAAGAGACTTACCTGGGGACACATAGCAAGTAGCACGTTTGGGCACAATGAGAACAAGTCCCTTGCCTCCTGTTTGTAAGACCCTTTCCGCTGCCCCTGGCTGCTTTTTGTGGCAAGAAAGTCAGTCTTGCCACCACCCATACGACGGGCTTTTTAACGTCTAGGGGAGGTCTTAACATAAAGTAGTCGCCGTCCTAAGAGGTCTTGCTGGGATTTGGGGAGGGGCGTGCCATCCTGCCTGCAGAGAGGCTGAGACCAGGTCCTCTCCCTCAGGAGGACCTGTCCATGCCCCTGATCGAAGAGGAAATCGATGGGCTCTCTGGCCTCCTGTTCCCCTTCTATGATGCTGACACCCACATGCTCTACTTGGCTGGAAAGGTAGTAGGAGGCGGGGGAGGGCCTGGGGCAACCTGTGGGAGAGCCCTGCCTTCATTGTACCCCTGCAACTGCCCCACCCCCTTGAGAATAGCCAGCCTAACCTCTCTGGTGTTCCCTGACCCAACCCAAGTTCCTGGGCCTCACCTCTCCCATTCACACCTGCCCTCAAGTCTGACACCCATTCTTACTCAAGTGTCTGCTACCAAGAATTCCTTCAAAGGTGAGCTGGAGTGGGTTTTACATTGGAGTAAAGATCAGAGCCTGCAGTGTAGTCAGTGATGAATGATGGAATTTGAGATACCCACCAGGAGACCCTTGGTGAATAGAACCTTGTTTGTCAGAAAggctgtctacacacacacactcacatcagCCCATCCACCTCCACCTCTCCACCCGCAGTGAGTCCACTGTGGTGCACCCACTAGGAGCCTAGAAGCCAGGTTTCCTTGGTTTTTATAACCACCCATGAAGCACAGGGGAGAGCTGTCTTCAGGTGGCTCCTGGGACCAGgccctgctctgccctccctaCCTGCCACCTTCCTCACCTCCATCTCTCCTGACCCCAGGGTGATGGAAACATCCGGTACTACGAGATCAGCACGGAGAAGCCCTACCTGAGTTACCTCATGGAGTTCCGCTCCCCAGCCCCGCAGAAAGGCCTAGGTAAGGGGCCCCCAGGCTGCCACAGCTGGTGTGCTCATGCACGGGAGGACATCTGGCCCATGGGTCACCCCCTCCCTTAAATGGAAAATCAGACTCAGAAGGCCACAGCACATGTGCAAGTTGGAACAGAACCTGCATGAGCTGGCCCTGCTGCAGTTGTCACTGCCCACTGGACCGGCGCTGTCACCCCAGCACGCTCACATCCACCATCAGTAGCAGCTTGCCAGCATGTGCTCTGCGTCTGCACTCCTGATCGCAGATGGGGAGCCTGAAGCCCACAGTGGCTATGACGATGGTGGGAAGTGGTCCAGTAACTAAAGGTCAGAGCGGGGTCTAGGCACAAGTCTCTTCCTGAGCCTCTAGGAAGCCGGGACTCCCAGACCCCAGCAGCAGCTCTGTCTGCCTGATAGGGCAGGAAGAAGTTCCAGGTGTTCCCGTGACTGCAGCCCCAAGCTCCCTAGGCTCTCAGGCAGAAACACAGAGAGGGCTCTGGGCTTGACAGGGTGTAGTGAGTGAGAACCCACATTCTCCCACCACTAAAAGTCTTACAACCAATTTTCCATCCTTTCAACTAACCTGGTAAtgcatatgattcagcaattctacaTTTGGGGTCCAAATCACCCAGTGAAACACCTATTTTCAGGGACCTCCCGTTCCCACCTCTGCGGTGATCCTCCTTGGAGCTTGAGTCTAGTTTGCTTTCCTGTGGGTCTGGTATTATGGACAGGGCCTGAGGGCCAGCTTCCATCAGGGCTGAAAGGACCTGACAGCCCACTCCAGTGACCAACAGCAAAATGGAAGCCAAGAGATGTCCAAAGTCCTAATCACCATTCCATCAACTTTACCCTTCCCCAACTCTGTCATCCCCACTCCTTCACTGTCACTCCTGCATCAAATAGTATAAAAATCAGCCTGAACTTTGGAGTCAGACCTGGGTTTACATTCTGGCTCAGCTGTGCACTTAATCCCTCTAAgtcgtttcctcatctgtaaaatggggataatcaaaCCTTCCTTGAATGGCTAATGTAAGGCTTAGAGACCATATGTGCAAGGCACCTGACAGAGCACTTGACTCCTCCTGCTCCTTCACATAGCTGTTCAACAGTTATTGAGTTCCAACTGTGTACCAGACCTTGCACAAAGACCAGTGGCAAATAGAACATGGCCTTACTCTCATGGGGATCACATTCCGCTGAGCAGGATACAGGcagtaaacaaataagaaaaatgttgtaTGGGGATGAGTTCTAGGCGGAGAGTCAAAGGGTGTGCTAGAACAGAGAGTGACTGGGGGCTACTTTACACAGgtgatcagggaaggcctctctgtgATGATATTTTAGGTTGAGCTCTGAAAGatgggaaggagaaagagcagTCCCAGCAGGGGGAATGGTTAGTGCAAAGGCTCTGTGGCCAGAATGAGCCTGACATGTTCTAGGAACAGAAAGGAGGTCAGTGTGCCTGAGCATGGTGTAGACTCTGTGATGTAGCAGGAGATGGGGGTAGGGTGTTAGGAGACCATtggagaggtgggcaggggcTGAACCCATGGGATGCATTAGCCTGGGAAAGCAGTTTGCATTTGATTAGGAAATCATTGTGGGGACGGTTCTTTTTCTTGAGTGGGAGATGAGACAACATGATGTGATCTGAAATGTTAGTTAAGATTGCTctggcagccaggtgtggtgacttacgcctgtaatcctggcagtttgggaggccgaggcaggtggatcacctgaggtcaggagttcgagaccagcctggccaacatggtgaaaccctgtctctaaaccctgtcactaaaaatacaaaaattacctgggtgtggtgatacacccctataatcccagctacttgggaggctgaggcaggagaatcgcttgaacctgggaggcagaggttgcagtgaactgagatcacaccactgcactccaacctgggcaacagagccagactctgtcaaaaaaaaaaaaaaaaattctctgactTCAGTAGAGAGAATGGATTtgggaggggcaggaggaaggcagggcaACCAGTTAGGAAGCAGTTGTAGACTTTTAGGCAAGAGAGGATAATAGGTGGacaggaggaagacagggagaaCAGGATGAATCCAGATGCTTAGAAAGTAATGTCAGCAGGACTTGCTAAGGTATCAGATATGGAGGGctggagaggaaagaaggaggaaggactcAGAATGACTcacctcatcctcatcctcatcctcctcaCCTGTGACCACTATTGAGCATTTGCTGTGACCTAGGCACTTATTATAGACACAGACAAATTAAGCAGCTCACCAGAGGCAGGTCTTACCTGctgagtggcagaggcagaactCAGACCGAATCTGCTGACTCTTAATCCCATTTGGGAAACCATTTCACCCCTTCCCTCCAACTCCTGGAATTTCTTTATCTGGAAGAGCAGGCTTCCAGCCCAGTGGAGGAGAGGCAGAGCCTTAACTCATATTCACAATACAGGGAAAGAAACTAATGTTGTCTGTGCTCGTCACGGTGCCAGGCAGTTAATGAGTATCTTGGCACATATCCTCCTGATCACCTCATATGAGGCCACTGTTGTCCTCCTCGAACCAGCCAAGGAACTAGAAGCTCAGAGAGTTGTGACTTGCCAAAGGACTCCCAGATGGAAAGGGGCAGTGTCAGGATTCAAACCCCGTTGGTCCACCCCTAGATAGAACTGTGCTCCTCACACCGCACTGCCCCTCGTTCCCATGATAGATGTTCAGCAGAGGCAGCTATTAGGGACACGTGGCAAGTGAACCCACACAGGCAACGTGTGCACACATTGTTGGTTCTAGGAGACATAGAACAGAAATCTCAGGCTGCATCCAGACCTCTTCCAATTCTGAGGGGTCCAATTATAAAGCAGGCACTGTGGTGAGGCAGGTCTGGCCCAAAGAGCTTGAGAAGTGACCATCCAGAGACAGAGACTGATTGAAGAAGCCCGGGtccaccctctgccctctgcaTGGGCCGTTGCCTCCAAACCTAAGTACATTCCTCAGCCTTTCCCCAGCCCAGAACATCGTGGGGTGATGTCACTGAGAGGCAGTTTCTGGTACCCCATGGAGCCACATGTGTGCCTGTTACAGGGGTCATGCCCAAGCACGGGCTGGATGTGTCAGCCTGCGAGGTGTTCCGCTTCTACAAGCTGGTGACTCTCAAGGGCCTCATCGAGCCCATCTCCATGATCGTGCCCCGGAGGGTaagtggggctgggctgggctccgGGAGGGGGGCCTGCATCGCATCCTAGCCTACTCACCACTGACCATGACCCTGGAGAAACCCAGGTGAGAGATGTGCTGTGGACTGGGGTCTTCAAACCCAATTTGGCGTGAGGGGCATCCTCAGACGGGACAGTTGGGTTTGCTCATGAGTGCAGGCGGGTAGTTCCAGGAGGGAAACGCAGTGCAAAGGCATAGAGGCAGGAGAGCAGGTAGCGTGACTGTAGATCAGTGAGAAGAGTCTGACTGAAGAGTAGGGGCTTTTCTAGCAGCCCCCCATCTGTCCTCTCTTCTGCTCCTCCCACTGCAGTCAGATTCCTACCAGGAAGACATTTACCCAATGACACCAGGCACGGAGCCAGCACTGACCCCGGATGAATGGCTGGGAGGCATCAACCGAGGTACCACAGCAGGGGACTCCACAGAGCACAGGAGGGCTGCAGCCTTTGCCTTCAGCGCAGCTTGCCCCAGTTCCCCTTGCCTATCCCCCTGCTTGAACTTCCCTCCCACCCAGCCTGCTGGACCATCACCTGACAGCCCATGGGATCATCAGTGAGAGCATTTCCCTTGCCTTCTTTAGATCCCGTGCTGATGTCTTTGAAAGAAGGCTATAAGAAGTCCTCAAAAATGGTATTTAAggctcccatcaaagaaaagaagAGTGTTGTGGTCAACGGAATAGATTTATTAGAAAATGTCCCACCCAGGACAGAGAATGAGGTAAGGAATGTAAGTTATTACCTCCACAGGCCCTAGAAGAACAAGACCTTTACATTTCAATTACAGGCTTCAGGCCTTTAAGCCAGTTCCATTCtgagacatttttctttctgtgacaaATACCATAAGTAGCCTGATATTGGTTTCTGATGCCTCTGACCCCGATAAATAGAAGCTGGGATGTCTGGAGATATCAGTTCCCCACACCACCTCCACACCTCAAATTCACTAACCTACAGAGTTATGCATCTCCTCATGAATTCATTCCAGAACGTTGCTGTCATTTGGTGTTCCAGAAGTTATAAATTCCTGACTAACAGGGCAAGCCTGGCCTCGTGTATCACAGCCCTGCCTCCCTCACTGGCATTGCAACAGTGCTGGGGTCTGACACTTCCAGTCTTTGTGCAAGAGACTGGGTGTTTATGAAGgtgctctttttttattttttgagacggagtctcactctgttgcccaggctgcagtgccgtggcgcgatctcggctcactgcaagctccgcctcctgggttcatgccattctcctgcctcagcctcccgagtagctgggactacaggcgcccgccaccacaccgctaatttttttgtctttttttagtagagacagggtttcaccgtgttagccaggatggtctcaatctcctgacctcatgatccactcgcctcggcctcccaaagtgctgggattataggcgtgagccaccgcgcctggccatgaaGGTGCTCTTTGTACCACTTGGAATGGGAGCAAGCTCTTTCGGGGCAGCTCAACTGGGCCTTGTCCATGTCCCCCAGTGGTATCTCCTTCCAGCCCACACCCCCATTCCCTGATGCCAACATGGCTTAGCTCAGCTGGGGTTCACAggatgcctactgtgtgccagacataaGGCATGATACAACTGAAATGGAGATGGCTGCATGACCCCACCTGCATttaaatcctggctttgccatttCCTGGCTGTGACTGAGCAAGTTTACTGATCTTTATAAGTCCATTTCCTTGTGGTAAAATTGGGATATGGAATGCTATGAACATTAAAGAGATAATTCATAAGTGTCTAGCACTCTTCCTGGCTCATATTAAGTGCTCAAAGGGTCAACTGTATCAGCTATCTactgctatgtaacaaattaccctagaacttaatggCCTAAACCCACAAACACGTATTAGCCCACAGTTTCTTTGCATGCCCATGGCTGAAGGTCTCTCATGAGGGTACAGTTACACTGTCCACTGGGGCTGGAATCACATCTGAAGGCTCAACTGTGGAAGGATCTACTTCCAAGTTCACTCATGTGGTTGCTGCTGGGACTCATGTCCTCAGGGGCTATTGGACTGAGGGCCTCACGTCCTCCTTGGGCTGTTGGCCAGAACTTCCCTCAGGTCCCTGCCATGTGGACTCCTCCATAAGGCAGCTCACAACAGGGTGTGTGAGCAGAAGAGCAAGAGAGGGCACCCAAGATGGAAGCCAGTCTTTCTGTCACCTAATCTTGGAAATGGTATCCCACCACTTCTGCCCTATTCTGTTCATTTGAAGCAATCTGTTAGGGCCAGCCCATGCTTGAGGAGAGGGAATAACATGGGAGCCATCTTAAATTAGACGCCGCCTATACCACCAATTTAtgttatcactatttttttttttttttttgagaaggaatctcactctgttgcccaggctggagctcagtggcacaatctcagctcactgcaacctccacctcccaggttcaagtgattctcctgccccaacctcccgagtagctgggattacaggcatgcaccaccatgcccagctaatttttgtacttttggtagagatggggtttcaccatgtttgcgaggttggtcttgaactcctgaccttaggtgatccacccgccttggcctcccaaagtgctgggattacagatgtgagccaccacacctggcccattatcactattattaataaaaataagaccCTTCTTGACCTCTGGGACTTCACAGTCTTAAGGGGGAGATTTGCAGGTAACTTGATAATTGCCGTAAAATATGCTTGTATGCCAGTGTAGAGGGATATTCAGGGCTGGATGAAATGATGTGATAaatgggatttgctttaaaataacctCTGAAGAAAGTGGTGCAGGGGAGGTGGGTGGTAGTAGAGATGAAGTAAGAATGGAcccacaggctgggtgcagtagctcatgcttgtaatcccagcattttgggaggccaaggtgggtggatcgcctgaggtcaggagttcgagaccagcctggtcaacatggtgaaaccctgtctctactaaaaatacaaaaatgagccaggcatggtggtgcatgcctgcaatcccagctacttaggaggctggggcaggagaatcacttgaacccaggaggtggagactaaAGCTGAGTGATGGGTACTTGGGGGTTCATGGTGCTAtactttctatttatatatatatatatatactttctattaatatatatatatttatatatatatataaaaaatatatatatataataatattttaagtttttgttttttttttttgagacggagtctcgctctgtcgcccaggctggagtgcagtggccggatctcagctcactgcatgctccgcctccctggttcacgccattctcctgcctcagcctcccaagtagctgggactacaggtgcccgccacctcgcccggctagttgtttgtattttttagtagagacggggtttcaccgtgttagccaggatggtctcgatctcctgacctcgtgatccacccgtctcggcctcccaaagtgctgggattacaggcttgagccaccgcacccggccaagttttttcttatatttatttatttatgttttagagacagggtcctgccctgtctcccagactggagtgctgtggcacgatcatagctcactacagcctcaatctcctaggctcaagcaataaTCCCACCTTagacttccgagtagctgggactagaggcatgtaccaccatgcccaactaatttgattttaaacatttttgtagagacagggtcttactatattgcacaggctggtcttaaactcctgggctcaagcaatccttccactttcgcctcccaaagtgctgggaatacagtcatgagacactgcaccaagctgttttcttgtttctaaaaGAACCCTACTTTTTGAAGATAGAGACACAGGGGTCACTGTGATAGCCCAGGAGGGCAATAACAAGGGCCTGAACTCAGTTCTGGCACTGGGTCTGGAGAAGGGAGGGTTCAATAGTAGTTAAACAATATTTTGCTGTAGATTTGCCTATGTGAATCAGAACTGAGAACCTGGAGGAAAACCTTAAAGGGCCTCAGAGCAGACAAAACAGATTCCACAATCTACACCAAAGTTGTGCATCTTCCTcgttgggaagaagctttctcaaaACCTACTGACTCTGGCTTT from the Chlorocebus sabaeus isolate Y175 chromosome 26, mChlSab1.0.hap1, whole genome shotgun sequence genome contains:
- the CORO2B gene encoding coronin-2B: MTVTKMSWRPQYRSSKFRNVYGKVANREHCFDGIPITKNVHDNHFCAVNARFLAIVTESAGGGSFLVIPLEQTGRIEPNYPKVCGHQGNVLDIKWNPFIDNIIASCSEDTSVRIWEIPEGGLKRNMTEALLELHGHSRRVGLVEWHPTTNNILFSAGYDYKVLIWNLDVGEPVKMIDCHTDVILCMSFNTDGSLLTTTCKDKKLRVIEPRSGRVLQEANCKNHRVNRVVFLGNMKRLLTTGVSRWNTRQIALWDQEDLSMPLIEEEIDGLSGLLFPFYDADTHMLYLAGKGDGNIRYYEISTEKPYLSYLMEFRSPAPQKGLGVMPKHGLDVSACEVFRFYKLVTLKGLIEPISMIVPRRSDSYQEDIYPMTPGTEPALTPDEWLGGINRDPVLMSLKEGYKKSSKMVFKAPIKEKKSVVVNGIDLLENVPPRTENELLRMFFRQQDEIRRLKEELSQKDIRIRQLQLELKNLRNSPKNC